A section of the Mangifera indica cultivar Alphonso chromosome 12, CATAS_Mindica_2.1, whole genome shotgun sequence genome encodes:
- the LOC123192699 gene encoding uncharacterized protein LOC123192699, whose protein sequence is MGDSSASYIHMVHHLIEKCLIFHMTKEECMEALSKHANIKPVITSTVWNELEKENKEFFEAYAQSQSKEDRMSEEEISQMIQKMITDSSKAPDEDEDD, encoded by the exons ATGGGGGATTCTTCTGCTTCTTATATACACATG GTGCACCACCTGATAGAGAAGTGTTTGATATTCCACATGACTAAAGAAGAATGCATGGAAGCCCTTTCTAAACATGCGAATATCAAACCAGTCATCACCTCCACTG TGTGGAATGAGCTGGAGAAAGAAAACAAGGAGTTCTTTGAAGCCTATGCTCAATCTCAAAGCAAAGAAGATAGAATGTCCGAGGAAGAGATAAGTCAAATGATCCAGAAAATGATCACTGATTCCTCCAAAGCCCCtgatgaagacgaagacgacTAA
- the LOC123193209 gene encoding sulfate transporter 4.1, chloroplastic-like isoform X2 has product MESAYASPSCQKLPSSKSSSATTSTTYMPYARPVKIIPLQHPTDRASSNSASLFGAAFTKWITRFKLMTWIQWIEMLFPCSRWIRTYKWREYFQIDLMAGITVGVMLVPQAMSYARLAGLEPIYGLYSGFVPIFVYAIFGSSRQLAIGPVALVSLLVSNVLAGIADLSSELYTELAILLALMVGICECIMGLLRLGWLIRFISHAVISGFTTASAIVIALSQVKYFLGYSIVRSSKIVPLIKSIIAGADKFSWPPFVMGSIILSILLIMKHLGHTRKYLRFLRAAGPLTAVVLGTTFVKIYHPSSISLVGDIPQGLPKFSLPKEFGYITSLIPTALLITGVAILESVGIAKALAAKNGYELDSNQELFGLGVANMMGSFFSVYPTTAVNHESGAKTGLSGIITGIIMGCALLFLTPLFEYIPQCVLAAIVISAVMSLVDYEEAIFLWGVDKRDFLLWTITSFTTLFLGIEIGVLVGVGASLAFVIHESANPHIAILGRLPGTTVYRNIQQYPEAYTYHGIVIVRVDAPIYFANISYIKDRLREYELEVDKSSRRGVEVERIYFLILEMAPVTYIDSGAVQALKDLHQEYKARDIQMAISNPNREVLMILSKSGLVDLIGKEWYFVRVHDAVQVCLRHVQSLKETLKMADPLPDDKPSFFQRLLKRTGQDLSISELESGSTGPSDSKNTDPQQEPLLPRK; this is encoded by the exons ATGGAGTCAGCCTACGCATCTCCCAGCTGTCAGAAACTACCATCCTCCAAATCCTCCTCTgccaccacctccaccacctACATGCCGTACGCTCGGCCCGTTAAGATTATTCCGCTCCAGCATCCGACAGATAGGGCGTCGTCTAATAGTGCGTCTTTGTTTGGCGCTGCTTTTACGAAATGGATAACGCGTTTCAAGCTCATGACGTGGATTCAGTGGATCGAGATGTTGTTTCCGTGCTCTCGTTGGATTAGGACCTACAAGTGGCGAGAGTACTTCCAGATCGATCTCATGGCCGGTATCACCGTAGGTGTCATGCTCGTGCCGCAG GCAATGTCATATGCAAGATTAGCTGGGCTTGAACCGATTTATGGACTAT ACTCTGGCTTTGTGCCAATATTTGTGTATGCCATATTTGGGTCATCTCGCCAGCTAGCAATTGGTCCAGTTGCTTTGGTTTCTCTCTTAGTCTCTAATGTCTTAGCCGGAATTGCTGATTTATCCTCTGAGTTATACACAGAACTTGCAATATTATTGGCTCTCATGGTTGGAATATGTGAATGCATAATGGGACTGTTGAG GCTTGGATGGCTTATTCGTTTCATTAGCCATGCTGTGATCTCTGGCTTTACAACTGCTTCAGCCATTGTGATTGCTTTATCTCAAGTAAAGTATTTCTTGGGTTACAGTATTGTACGCAGCAGTAAGATTGTGCCACTAATTAAGAGCATAATTGCTGGAGCAGATAAG ttTTCATGGCCCCCTTTTGTAATGGGATCTATCATTCTTTCTATACTTTTGATCATGAAGCACTTG GGACACACAAGGAAGTACTTGAGGTTTCTGCGAGCAGCAGGTCCTCTCACAGCAGTCGTCTTGGGGACAACTTTTGTGAAAATATATCATCCATCTTCCATTTCTTTG GTAGGAGACATACCACAAGGCCTTCCAAAGTTCTCTCTTCCTAAAGAATTTGGTTATATAACGTCATTAATTCCAACTGCACTTCTCATAACTGGGGTAGCTATATTG GAATCTGTAGGGATTGCAAAAGCATTGGCTGCAAAGAATGGGTATGAATTGGACTCAAATCAAGAG TTGTTTGGCCTAGGTGTAGCTAATATGATGGGCTCATTCTTTTCAGTATATCCCACAACAG CTGTGAATCATGAAAGTGGAGCAAAAACTGGCCTATCAGGAATTATAACAGGAATCATAATGGGCTGTGCTCTTTTATTCCTGACTCCATTGTTTGAATACATACCCCAG TGTGTTTTGGCTGCAATAGTAATCTCAGCTGTAATGAGTCTG GTGGATTATGAAGAGGCTATTTTTTTATGGGGTGTAGATAAGAGAGATTTTCTCCTATGGACGATTACTAGCTTTACAACTTTGTTCCTTGGTATTGAGATTGGTGTCCTTGTTGGG GTAGGCGCTTCACTTGCCTTTGTCATCCATGAATCGGCAAATCCTCATATTG CTATACTGGGACGTCTTCCAGGCACCACTGTGTATAGAAACATTCAGCAATACCCAGAAGCGTATACTTACCATGGAATTGTGATTGTTCGTGTTGATGCACCTATCTATTTTGCAAATATAAGCTACATAAAAGACAG GCTAAGAGAATATGAACTTGAAGTTGATAAGTCTTCAAGACGTGGAGTAGAAGTTGAAAGAATCTACTTTTTGATCTTAGAGATGGCAC CTGTTACTTACATAGATTCTGGTGCTGTTCAAGCTTTGAAAGATTTGCATCAAGAATACAAAGCTCGGGACATTCAG ATGGCCATATCCAATCCGAATCGAGAGGTTCTAATGATATTGTCAAAATCTGGTCTTGTGGATCTTATTGGTAAGGAATGGTACTTTGTGAGAGTCCATGATGCAGTCCAAGTTTGCCTACGGCACGTGCAGAGCTTAAAAGAAACTCTGAAGATGGCTGATCCATTGCCTGATGATAAACCGAGTTTCTTCCAGAGATTATTGAAACGTACAGGCCAGGATTTATCGATTTCTGAACTGGAGTCGGGTAGTACAGGCCCTTCTGATTCCAAGAACACAGACCCTCAACAGGAGCCATTGTTACCTCGCAAATAG
- the LOC123193209 gene encoding sulfate transporter 4.1, chloroplastic-like isoform X1: protein MESAYASPSCQKLPSSKSSSATTSTTYMPYARPVKIIPLQHPTDRASSNSASLFGAAFTKWITRFKLMTWIQWIEMLFPCSRWIRTYKWREYFQIDLMAGITVGVMLVPQAMSYARLAGLEPIYGLYSGFVPIFVYAIFGSSRQLAIGPVALVSLLVSNVLAGIADLSSELYTELAILLALMVGICECIMGLLRLGWLIRFISHAVISGFTTASAIVIALSQVKYFLGYSIVRSSKIVPLIKSIIAGADKFSWPPFVMGSIILSILLIMKHLGHTRKYLRFLRAAGPLTAVVLGTTFVKIYHPSSISLVGDIPQGLPKFSLPKEFGYITSLIPTALLITGVAILESVGIAKALAAKNGYELDSNQELFGLGVANMMGSFFSVYPTTGSFSRSAVNHESGAKTGLSGIITGIIMGCALLFLTPLFEYIPQCVLAAIVISAVMSLVDYEEAIFLWGVDKRDFLLWTITSFTTLFLGIEIGVLVGVGASLAFVIHESANPHIAILGRLPGTTVYRNIQQYPEAYTYHGIVIVRVDAPIYFANISYIKDRLREYELEVDKSSRRGVEVERIYFLILEMAPVTYIDSGAVQALKDLHQEYKARDIQMAISNPNREVLMILSKSGLVDLIGKEWYFVRVHDAVQVCLRHVQSLKETLKMADPLPDDKPSFFQRLLKRTGQDLSISELESGSTGPSDSKNTDPQQEPLLPRK, encoded by the exons ATGGAGTCAGCCTACGCATCTCCCAGCTGTCAGAAACTACCATCCTCCAAATCCTCCTCTgccaccacctccaccacctACATGCCGTACGCTCGGCCCGTTAAGATTATTCCGCTCCAGCATCCGACAGATAGGGCGTCGTCTAATAGTGCGTCTTTGTTTGGCGCTGCTTTTACGAAATGGATAACGCGTTTCAAGCTCATGACGTGGATTCAGTGGATCGAGATGTTGTTTCCGTGCTCTCGTTGGATTAGGACCTACAAGTGGCGAGAGTACTTCCAGATCGATCTCATGGCCGGTATCACCGTAGGTGTCATGCTCGTGCCGCAG GCAATGTCATATGCAAGATTAGCTGGGCTTGAACCGATTTATGGACTAT ACTCTGGCTTTGTGCCAATATTTGTGTATGCCATATTTGGGTCATCTCGCCAGCTAGCAATTGGTCCAGTTGCTTTGGTTTCTCTCTTAGTCTCTAATGTCTTAGCCGGAATTGCTGATTTATCCTCTGAGTTATACACAGAACTTGCAATATTATTGGCTCTCATGGTTGGAATATGTGAATGCATAATGGGACTGTTGAG GCTTGGATGGCTTATTCGTTTCATTAGCCATGCTGTGATCTCTGGCTTTACAACTGCTTCAGCCATTGTGATTGCTTTATCTCAAGTAAAGTATTTCTTGGGTTACAGTATTGTACGCAGCAGTAAGATTGTGCCACTAATTAAGAGCATAATTGCTGGAGCAGATAAG ttTTCATGGCCCCCTTTTGTAATGGGATCTATCATTCTTTCTATACTTTTGATCATGAAGCACTTG GGACACACAAGGAAGTACTTGAGGTTTCTGCGAGCAGCAGGTCCTCTCACAGCAGTCGTCTTGGGGACAACTTTTGTGAAAATATATCATCCATCTTCCATTTCTTTG GTAGGAGACATACCACAAGGCCTTCCAAAGTTCTCTCTTCCTAAAGAATTTGGTTATATAACGTCATTAATTCCAACTGCACTTCTCATAACTGGGGTAGCTATATTG GAATCTGTAGGGATTGCAAAAGCATTGGCTGCAAAGAATGGGTATGAATTGGACTCAAATCAAGAG TTGTTTGGCCTAGGTGTAGCTAATATGATGGGCTCATTCTTTTCAGTATATCCCACAACAG GCTCCTTTTCTAGGTCAGCTGTGAATCATGAAAGTGGAGCAAAAACTGGCCTATCAGGAATTATAACAGGAATCATAATGGGCTGTGCTCTTTTATTCCTGACTCCATTGTTTGAATACATACCCCAG TGTGTTTTGGCTGCAATAGTAATCTCAGCTGTAATGAGTCTG GTGGATTATGAAGAGGCTATTTTTTTATGGGGTGTAGATAAGAGAGATTTTCTCCTATGGACGATTACTAGCTTTACAACTTTGTTCCTTGGTATTGAGATTGGTGTCCTTGTTGGG GTAGGCGCTTCACTTGCCTTTGTCATCCATGAATCGGCAAATCCTCATATTG CTATACTGGGACGTCTTCCAGGCACCACTGTGTATAGAAACATTCAGCAATACCCAGAAGCGTATACTTACCATGGAATTGTGATTGTTCGTGTTGATGCACCTATCTATTTTGCAAATATAAGCTACATAAAAGACAG GCTAAGAGAATATGAACTTGAAGTTGATAAGTCTTCAAGACGTGGAGTAGAAGTTGAAAGAATCTACTTTTTGATCTTAGAGATGGCAC CTGTTACTTACATAGATTCTGGTGCTGTTCAAGCTTTGAAAGATTTGCATCAAGAATACAAAGCTCGGGACATTCAG ATGGCCATATCCAATCCGAATCGAGAGGTTCTAATGATATTGTCAAAATCTGGTCTTGTGGATCTTATTGGTAAGGAATGGTACTTTGTGAGAGTCCATGATGCAGTCCAAGTTTGCCTACGGCACGTGCAGAGCTTAAAAGAAACTCTGAAGATGGCTGATCCATTGCCTGATGATAAACCGAGTTTCTTCCAGAGATTATTGAAACGTACAGGCCAGGATTTATCGATTTCTGAACTGGAGTCGGGTAGTACAGGCCCTTCTGATTCCAAGAACACAGACCCTCAACAGGAGCCATTGTTACCTCGCAAATAG
- the LOC123193209 gene encoding sulfate transporter 4.1, chloroplastic-like isoform X5, whose translation MDYVDSGFVPIFVYAIFGSSRQLAIGPVALVSLLVSNVLAGIADLSSELYTELAILLALMVGICECIMGLLRLGWLIRFISHAVISGFTTASAIVIALSQVKYFLGYSIVRSSKIVPLIKSIIAGADKFSWPPFVMGSIILSILLIMKHLGHTRKYLRFLRAAGPLTAVVLGTTFVKIYHPSSISLVGDIPQGLPKFSLPKEFGYITSLIPTALLITGVAILESVGIAKALAAKNGYELDSNQELFGLGVANMMGSFFSVYPTTGSFSRSAVNHESGAKTGLSGIITGIIMGCALLFLTPLFEYIPQCVLAAIVISAVMSLVDYEEAIFLWGVDKRDFLLWTITSFTTLFLGIEIGVLVGVGASLAFVIHESANPHIAILGRLPGTTVYRNIQQYPEAYTYHGIVIVRVDAPIYFANISYIKDRLREYELEVDKSSRRGVEVERIYFLILEMAPVTYIDSGAVQALKDLHQEYKARDIQMAISNPNREVLMILSKSGLVDLIGKEWYFVRVHDAVQVCLRHVQSLKETLKMADPLPDDKPSFFQRLLKRTGQDLSISELESGSTGPSDSKNTDPQQEPLLPRK comes from the exons ATGGACTAT GTAGACTCTGGCTTTGTGCCAATATTTGTGTATGCCATATTTGGGTCATCTCGCCAGCTAGCAATTGGTCCAGTTGCTTTGGTTTCTCTCTTAGTCTCTAATGTCTTAGCCGGAATTGCTGATTTATCCTCTGAGTTATACACAGAACTTGCAATATTATTGGCTCTCATGGTTGGAATATGTGAATGCATAATGGGACTGTTGAG GCTTGGATGGCTTATTCGTTTCATTAGCCATGCTGTGATCTCTGGCTTTACAACTGCTTCAGCCATTGTGATTGCTTTATCTCAAGTAAAGTATTTCTTGGGTTACAGTATTGTACGCAGCAGTAAGATTGTGCCACTAATTAAGAGCATAATTGCTGGAGCAGATAAG ttTTCATGGCCCCCTTTTGTAATGGGATCTATCATTCTTTCTATACTTTTGATCATGAAGCACTTG GGACACACAAGGAAGTACTTGAGGTTTCTGCGAGCAGCAGGTCCTCTCACAGCAGTCGTCTTGGGGACAACTTTTGTGAAAATATATCATCCATCTTCCATTTCTTTG GTAGGAGACATACCACAAGGCCTTCCAAAGTTCTCTCTTCCTAAAGAATTTGGTTATATAACGTCATTAATTCCAACTGCACTTCTCATAACTGGGGTAGCTATATTG GAATCTGTAGGGATTGCAAAAGCATTGGCTGCAAAGAATGGGTATGAATTGGACTCAAATCAAGAG TTGTTTGGCCTAGGTGTAGCTAATATGATGGGCTCATTCTTTTCAGTATATCCCACAACAG GCTCCTTTTCTAGGTCAGCTGTGAATCATGAAAGTGGAGCAAAAACTGGCCTATCAGGAATTATAACAGGAATCATAATGGGCTGTGCTCTTTTATTCCTGACTCCATTGTTTGAATACATACCCCAG TGTGTTTTGGCTGCAATAGTAATCTCAGCTGTAATGAGTCTG GTGGATTATGAAGAGGCTATTTTTTTATGGGGTGTAGATAAGAGAGATTTTCTCCTATGGACGATTACTAGCTTTACAACTTTGTTCCTTGGTATTGAGATTGGTGTCCTTGTTGGG GTAGGCGCTTCACTTGCCTTTGTCATCCATGAATCGGCAAATCCTCATATTG CTATACTGGGACGTCTTCCAGGCACCACTGTGTATAGAAACATTCAGCAATACCCAGAAGCGTATACTTACCATGGAATTGTGATTGTTCGTGTTGATGCACCTATCTATTTTGCAAATATAAGCTACATAAAAGACAG GCTAAGAGAATATGAACTTGAAGTTGATAAGTCTTCAAGACGTGGAGTAGAAGTTGAAAGAATCTACTTTTTGATCTTAGAGATGGCAC CTGTTACTTACATAGATTCTGGTGCTGTTCAAGCTTTGAAAGATTTGCATCAAGAATACAAAGCTCGGGACATTCAG ATGGCCATATCCAATCCGAATCGAGAGGTTCTAATGATATTGTCAAAATCTGGTCTTGTGGATCTTATTGGTAAGGAATGGTACTTTGTGAGAGTCCATGATGCAGTCCAAGTTTGCCTACGGCACGTGCAGAGCTTAAAAGAAACTCTGAAGATGGCTGATCCATTGCCTGATGATAAACCGAGTTTCTTCCAGAGATTATTGAAACGTACAGGCCAGGATTTATCGATTTCTGAACTGGAGTCGGGTAGTACAGGCCCTTCTGATTCCAAGAACACAGACCCTCAACAGGAGCCATTGTTACCTCGCAAATAG
- the LOC123193209 gene encoding sulfate transporter 4.1, chloroplastic-like isoform X4 → MGKEAMSYARLAGLEPIYGLYSGFVPIFVYAIFGSSRQLAIGPVALVSLLVSNVLAGIADLSSELYTELAILLALMVGICECIMGLLRLGWLIRFISHAVISGFTTASAIVIALSQVKYFLGYSIVRSSKIVPLIKSIIAGADKFSWPPFVMGSIILSILLIMKHLGHTRKYLRFLRAAGPLTAVVLGTTFVKIYHPSSISLVGDIPQGLPKFSLPKEFGYITSLIPTALLITGVAILESVGIAKALAAKNGYELDSNQELFGLGVANMMGSFFSVYPTTGSFSRSAVNHESGAKTGLSGIITGIIMGCALLFLTPLFEYIPQCVLAAIVISAVMSLVDYEEAIFLWGVDKRDFLLWTITSFTTLFLGIEIGVLVGVGASLAFVIHESANPHIAILGRLPGTTVYRNIQQYPEAYTYHGIVIVRVDAPIYFANISYIKDRLREYELEVDKSSRRGVEVERIYFLILEMAPVTYIDSGAVQALKDLHQEYKARDIQMAISNPNREVLMILSKSGLVDLIGKEWYFVRVHDAVQVCLRHVQSLKETLKMADPLPDDKPSFFQRLLKRTGQDLSISELESGSTGPSDSKNTDPQQEPLLPRK, encoded by the exons atGGGAAAAGAG GCAATGTCATATGCAAGATTAGCTGGGCTTGAACCGATTTATGGACTAT ACTCTGGCTTTGTGCCAATATTTGTGTATGCCATATTTGGGTCATCTCGCCAGCTAGCAATTGGTCCAGTTGCTTTGGTTTCTCTCTTAGTCTCTAATGTCTTAGCCGGAATTGCTGATTTATCCTCTGAGTTATACACAGAACTTGCAATATTATTGGCTCTCATGGTTGGAATATGTGAATGCATAATGGGACTGTTGAG GCTTGGATGGCTTATTCGTTTCATTAGCCATGCTGTGATCTCTGGCTTTACAACTGCTTCAGCCATTGTGATTGCTTTATCTCAAGTAAAGTATTTCTTGGGTTACAGTATTGTACGCAGCAGTAAGATTGTGCCACTAATTAAGAGCATAATTGCTGGAGCAGATAAG ttTTCATGGCCCCCTTTTGTAATGGGATCTATCATTCTTTCTATACTTTTGATCATGAAGCACTTG GGACACACAAGGAAGTACTTGAGGTTTCTGCGAGCAGCAGGTCCTCTCACAGCAGTCGTCTTGGGGACAACTTTTGTGAAAATATATCATCCATCTTCCATTTCTTTG GTAGGAGACATACCACAAGGCCTTCCAAAGTTCTCTCTTCCTAAAGAATTTGGTTATATAACGTCATTAATTCCAACTGCACTTCTCATAACTGGGGTAGCTATATTG GAATCTGTAGGGATTGCAAAAGCATTGGCTGCAAAGAATGGGTATGAATTGGACTCAAATCAAGAG TTGTTTGGCCTAGGTGTAGCTAATATGATGGGCTCATTCTTTTCAGTATATCCCACAACAG GCTCCTTTTCTAGGTCAGCTGTGAATCATGAAAGTGGAGCAAAAACTGGCCTATCAGGAATTATAACAGGAATCATAATGGGCTGTGCTCTTTTATTCCTGACTCCATTGTTTGAATACATACCCCAG TGTGTTTTGGCTGCAATAGTAATCTCAGCTGTAATGAGTCTG GTGGATTATGAAGAGGCTATTTTTTTATGGGGTGTAGATAAGAGAGATTTTCTCCTATGGACGATTACTAGCTTTACAACTTTGTTCCTTGGTATTGAGATTGGTGTCCTTGTTGGG GTAGGCGCTTCACTTGCCTTTGTCATCCATGAATCGGCAAATCCTCATATTG CTATACTGGGACGTCTTCCAGGCACCACTGTGTATAGAAACATTCAGCAATACCCAGAAGCGTATACTTACCATGGAATTGTGATTGTTCGTGTTGATGCACCTATCTATTTTGCAAATATAAGCTACATAAAAGACAG GCTAAGAGAATATGAACTTGAAGTTGATAAGTCTTCAAGACGTGGAGTAGAAGTTGAAAGAATCTACTTTTTGATCTTAGAGATGGCAC CTGTTACTTACATAGATTCTGGTGCTGTTCAAGCTTTGAAAGATTTGCATCAAGAATACAAAGCTCGGGACATTCAG ATGGCCATATCCAATCCGAATCGAGAGGTTCTAATGATATTGTCAAAATCTGGTCTTGTGGATCTTATTGGTAAGGAATGGTACTTTGTGAGAGTCCATGATGCAGTCCAAGTTTGCCTACGGCACGTGCAGAGCTTAAAAGAAACTCTGAAGATGGCTGATCCATTGCCTGATGATAAACCGAGTTTCTTCCAGAGATTATTGAAACGTACAGGCCAGGATTTATCGATTTCTGAACTGGAGTCGGGTAGTACAGGCCCTTCTGATTCCAAGAACACAGACCCTCAACAGGAGCCATTGTTACCTCGCAAATAG
- the LOC123193209 gene encoding probable sulfate transporter 4.2 isoform X3: MESAYASPSCQKLPSSKSSSATTSTTYMPYARPVKIIPLQHPTDRASSNSASLFGAAFTKWITRFKLMTWIQWIEMLFPCSRWIRTYKWREYFQIDLMAGITVGVMLVPQAMSYARLAGLEPIYGLYSGFVPIFVYAIFGSSRQLAIGPVALVSLLVSNVLAGIADLSSELYTELAILLALMVGICECIMGLLRLGWLIRFISHAVISGFTTASAIVIALSQVKYFLGYSIVRSSKIVPLIKSIIAGADKVGDIPQGLPKFSLPKEFGYITSLIPTALLITGVAILESVGIAKALAAKNGYELDSNQELFGLGVANMMGSFFSVYPTTGSFSRSAVNHESGAKTGLSGIITGIIMGCALLFLTPLFEYIPQCVLAAIVISAVMSLVDYEEAIFLWGVDKRDFLLWTITSFTTLFLGIEIGVLVGVGASLAFVIHESANPHIAILGRLPGTTVYRNIQQYPEAYTYHGIVIVRVDAPIYFANISYIKDRLREYELEVDKSSRRGVEVERIYFLILEMAPVTYIDSGAVQALKDLHQEYKARDIQMAISNPNREVLMILSKSGLVDLIGKEWYFVRVHDAVQVCLRHVQSLKETLKMADPLPDDKPSFFQRLLKRTGQDLSISELESGSTGPSDSKNTDPQQEPLLPRK; encoded by the exons ATGGAGTCAGCCTACGCATCTCCCAGCTGTCAGAAACTACCATCCTCCAAATCCTCCTCTgccaccacctccaccacctACATGCCGTACGCTCGGCCCGTTAAGATTATTCCGCTCCAGCATCCGACAGATAGGGCGTCGTCTAATAGTGCGTCTTTGTTTGGCGCTGCTTTTACGAAATGGATAACGCGTTTCAAGCTCATGACGTGGATTCAGTGGATCGAGATGTTGTTTCCGTGCTCTCGTTGGATTAGGACCTACAAGTGGCGAGAGTACTTCCAGATCGATCTCATGGCCGGTATCACCGTAGGTGTCATGCTCGTGCCGCAG GCAATGTCATATGCAAGATTAGCTGGGCTTGAACCGATTTATGGACTAT ACTCTGGCTTTGTGCCAATATTTGTGTATGCCATATTTGGGTCATCTCGCCAGCTAGCAATTGGTCCAGTTGCTTTGGTTTCTCTCTTAGTCTCTAATGTCTTAGCCGGAATTGCTGATTTATCCTCTGAGTTATACACAGAACTTGCAATATTATTGGCTCTCATGGTTGGAATATGTGAATGCATAATGGGACTGTTGAG GCTTGGATGGCTTATTCGTTTCATTAGCCATGCTGTGATCTCTGGCTTTACAACTGCTTCAGCCATTGTGATTGCTTTATCTCAAGTAAAGTATTTCTTGGGTTACAGTATTGTACGCAGCAGTAAGATTGTGCCACTAATTAAGAGCATAATTGCTGGAGCAGATAAG GTAGGAGACATACCACAAGGCCTTCCAAAGTTCTCTCTTCCTAAAGAATTTGGTTATATAACGTCATTAATTCCAACTGCACTTCTCATAACTGGGGTAGCTATATTG GAATCTGTAGGGATTGCAAAAGCATTGGCTGCAAAGAATGGGTATGAATTGGACTCAAATCAAGAG TTGTTTGGCCTAGGTGTAGCTAATATGATGGGCTCATTCTTTTCAGTATATCCCACAACAG GCTCCTTTTCTAGGTCAGCTGTGAATCATGAAAGTGGAGCAAAAACTGGCCTATCAGGAATTATAACAGGAATCATAATGGGCTGTGCTCTTTTATTCCTGACTCCATTGTTTGAATACATACCCCAG TGTGTTTTGGCTGCAATAGTAATCTCAGCTGTAATGAGTCTG GTGGATTATGAAGAGGCTATTTTTTTATGGGGTGTAGATAAGAGAGATTTTCTCCTATGGACGATTACTAGCTTTACAACTTTGTTCCTTGGTATTGAGATTGGTGTCCTTGTTGGG GTAGGCGCTTCACTTGCCTTTGTCATCCATGAATCGGCAAATCCTCATATTG CTATACTGGGACGTCTTCCAGGCACCACTGTGTATAGAAACATTCAGCAATACCCAGAAGCGTATACTTACCATGGAATTGTGATTGTTCGTGTTGATGCACCTATCTATTTTGCAAATATAAGCTACATAAAAGACAG GCTAAGAGAATATGAACTTGAAGTTGATAAGTCTTCAAGACGTGGAGTAGAAGTTGAAAGAATCTACTTTTTGATCTTAGAGATGGCAC CTGTTACTTACATAGATTCTGGTGCTGTTCAAGCTTTGAAAGATTTGCATCAAGAATACAAAGCTCGGGACATTCAG ATGGCCATATCCAATCCGAATCGAGAGGTTCTAATGATATTGTCAAAATCTGGTCTTGTGGATCTTATTGGTAAGGAATGGTACTTTGTGAGAGTCCATGATGCAGTCCAAGTTTGCCTACGGCACGTGCAGAGCTTAAAAGAAACTCTGAAGATGGCTGATCCATTGCCTGATGATAAACCGAGTTTCTTCCAGAGATTATTGAAACGTACAGGCCAGGATTTATCGATTTCTGAACTGGAGTCGGGTAGTACAGGCCCTTCTGATTCCAAGAACACAGACCCTCAACAGGAGCCATTGTTACCTCGCAAATAG